From Epinephelus lanceolatus isolate andai-2023 chromosome 2, ASM4190304v1, whole genome shotgun sequence, one genomic window encodes:
- the LOC144467031 gene encoding serum amyloid A-5 protein-like gives MKLLLAGIALILIVETNAQWYNFPREAAQGAGDMWRAYRDMREANWKNSDKYFHARGNYDAAQRGAGGRWAAEVISNARELMPGASGRGAEDSAADQRANQWGRDGNDPNHFRPAGLPEKY, from the exons ATGAAGTTGCTTCTCGCAGGAATTGCTCTGATTCTCATTGTGGAAACCAATGCTCAGTGGTACAACTTTCCTCGTGAAGCCGCTCAAG GAGCTGGTGATATGTGGCGAGCATACAGGGATATGAGGGAGGCCAACTGGAAAAACTCTGATAAATACTTCCATGCCAGAGGAAACTACGATGCTgctcagagaggagcagggggCAGATGGGCCGCTGAGGTTATCag TAATGCCAGAGAGTTGATGCCGGGAGCATCGGGTCGTGGTGCTGAGGACTCTGCTGCTGATCAGAGGGCAAACCAGTGGGGACGGGACGGAAACGATCCCAACCATTTCAGGCCAGCTGGACTTCCAGAAAAATATTAG